The Penaeus monodon isolate SGIC_2016 chromosome 33, NSTDA_Pmon_1, whole genome shotgun sequence genome includes a window with the following:
- the LOC119594183 gene encoding testis-expressed protein 2-like (The sequence of the model RefSeq protein was modified relative to this genomic sequence to represent the inferred CDS: added 50 bases not found in genome assembly), with protein sequence MGSTFWNELKAAKMSGRDGSPKISLALLKGRSAAKSVPSITFRFNPSGDNITQVSDAEEEEDEVSSEVSSAPSLDNSSVGSVARAESLRDASPVKESLGSSLGKRSSSLDSNSGPLIEPSTSTAKPAESGGLLSRLTKTFEDKINEIRSEKKEKESKGERDKDKEKLSIGGDGSTESEGGSVSGDRSPTSKDRKPIDIVQKTVEEDKASKTDFSGSPPKTKTSIVQDITEHTSKIKSELGNIRPKLSELRQRRSSKESSKNNKENSKGRPFVFTSLLGRDEGLGEEMLLECDEAEVDRAVEAHEDPCVFDEDLAGMDGEDVSSEKDIVDSSKSKTTTPQSSPKKRKSPLPPKKATELPLKEQCLQIVNSFPLSVSVLSKIALGLFIVCFVLPLPRFLAGLVLGVVLAGVAFYCLLRLVLPVTPEPPLVDDGPVLLTLPTYEDKQLYKGWMNELEGEYSPDSYHVSLTHSVFVRLQGSKLQIDHPRGKVPKHARQKEEIRNTVFTHHREYDIAGCEVFLSPRNLPRRWLWSRKYPICIRLHGGSKGSTPSPVSITSTPTGSAHGSPIRFSSAILGRQGSSESGEGNWSLDNNKSSGEDDLMTSSLDMASFEEVTQDMCQEKSLYLFARCDREKDDWFRRLVAASELYVKAQSSPSHKPPPQDIGDTISLEGIPESPLEPAKDQLQMDSAASTPPDLSFERYMARLLYQPGGMTSDGTPGPANVAWINALVGRLLYDFLRNPYWANKVQERVQRKLSKLHIPYFVGEIVVCGVNMGSATPQLNAVGSPQVDARGLWVDLNVEYSGNFTMSLETKLDLMKLKRSTGIGTNLPNTSSPPSPAEPVPHAGPRVYTRSQSSERLLRNVHFDTDTDDSVESSSEEEYEEEGLAAEAGLPVGGSGPTSRRLLKLVDSVAGSRYFQQAAEWRLLQRALQGVSNTRIELSVEVRRLAGTLALNIPPPPADRLWYGFRGVPELVMVARPRLGDRMLNLPFLVEFIQKQLRIVFEKVFVLPNMDDLVIPIMSPLLPGQHQQPRPPWESHILLNTTDVSALSIPTSSVSTSGIVTPTVKFTPSPH encoded by the exons AGGAAGATGAAGTGTCAAGTGAGGTATCATCAGCACCTTCCTTGGATAACAGCTCAGTTGGTAGTGTGGCGCGAGCAGAATCCCTACGTGATGCCTCCCCGGTGAAGGAGTCATTGGGAAGTTCCCTAGGAAAGCGTTCCTCTAGTTTGGACAGTAACAGTGGACCATTAATAGAACCATCAACTTCAACTGCAAAACCTGCAGAGTCTGGTGGGCTTCTCTCAAGGCTAACCAAGACTTTTGAGGATAAGATCAATGAGATCCGTAGTG TTATCCATAGGAGGAGATGGTTCCACGGAGAGTGAAGGTGGCTCTGTCTCGGGTGACAGATCCCCTACATCCAAGGATAGAAAACCCATTGACATTGTGCAGAAAACAGTTGAAGAAGATAAAGCATCTAAAACAGACTTCTCAGGATCTCCTCCAAAGACTAAAACGAGTATTGTGCAAGATATAACGGAGCATACTAGTAAAATTAAGTCAGAGCTAGGTAATATACGACCAAAGTTGTCTGAGTTACGACAGAGAAGGAGTTCCAAAGAAAGTAGTAAGAACAACAAAGAGAACAGTAAAGGGAGACCTTTTGTATTTACCTCACTTCTAGGGAGAGATGAGGGTCTGGGTGAGGAGATGCTGCTGGAGTGCGATGAGGCAGAGGTCGACAGAGCTGTGGAAGCTCATGAAGACCCCTGTGTCTTTGATGAAGATCTGGCTGGAATGGATGGTGAGGATGTATCTTCAGAAAAAGACATTGTAGATTCCAGTAAAAGCAAGACCACCACACCACAATCAtcccccaaaaagagaaaaagtcccCTTCCTCCAAAGAAAGCGACAGAGCTACCACTGAAGGAGCAGTGCCTCCAAATTGTGAATTCTTTCCCCCTATCAGTATCTGTGTTATCAAAAATAGCTCTTGGACTCTTTATAGTGTGCTTTGTGTTACCTCTACCACGATTCTTAGCAGGCCTGGTGTTGGGGGTGGTATTGGCAGGAGTAGCTTTTTATTGCCTCCTGCGCCTGGTATTACCTGTCACTCCTGAGCCGCCTCTTGTTGACGATGGACCAGTGTTATTGACACTTCCAACCTATGAAGACAAGCAACTGTATAAG GGTTGGATGAATGAATTGGAAGGGGAATACAGCCCGGATAGCTACCATGTGTCCCTCACCCActctgtgtttgtgcgtctgcAGGGATCCAAGCTCCAGATAGATCATCCTAGAG GTAAGGTGCCCAAGCATGCTCGGCAGAAGGAGGAGATTCGTAACACAGTATTTACACACCACAGAGAGTATGACATTGCTGGGTGTGAAGTTTTTCTTTCaccaaggaacttacctcgaagATG GCTGTGGAGTCGAAAATACCCCATATGCATTCGCCTTCATGGGGGATCAAAAGGCAGCACACCTTCCCCAGTTTCTATTACCTCAACACCAACAGGGTCAGCCCATGGAAGCCCAATACGTTTCTCCAGTGCTA TTTTAGGACGCCAAGGCAGTTCTGAAAGTGGTGAAGGCAACTGGAGTCTTGATAATAACAAATCATCTGGGGAAGATGACCTGATGACCTCCTCACTGGACATGGCATCATTTGAGGAAGTGACCCAGGACATGTGTCAGGAAAAGTCGCTCTACCTCTTTGCCCGATGTGATCGGGAAAAGGATGACTG GTTCCGTCGTCTTGTAGCTGCCTCCGAACTCTATGTGAAGGCCCAGTCATCTCCAAGTCATAAACCTCCGCCTCAGGATATTGGGGATACTATATCACTTGAAGGAATTCCAGAATCTCCTCTTGAGCCTGCCAAAGATCAGTTGCAGATG GATTCTGCTGCCTCAACCCCGCCTGACCTGAGCTTTGAACGTTACATGGCGCGCCTTTTGTACCAGCCTGGAGGTATGACATCTGATGGGACTCCAGGCCCTGCAAATGTGGCATGGATTAATGCTTTGGTCGGGCGACTGCTCTATGACTTTTTGCGAAATCCATACTGGGCCAATAAG GTACAAGAACGTGTGCAGCGTAAACTGAGCAAGCTCCACATTCCATATTTTGTGGGGGAGATTGTAGTTTGTGGAGTAAACATGGGATCAGCCACGCCTCAACTGAATGCTGTTGGAAGTCCCCAAGTGGATGCGAGAGGACTCTGGGTTGATCTGAATGTTGAATATTCTGGGAATTTTACCATGAGCTTAGAGACCAAACTGGACCTTATGAAACTTAAACGTAGTACTGGAATAGGAACCAACTTGCCAAACACCTCATCTCCTCCGAGCCCAGCAGAGCCAGTGCCTCATGCAGGCCCAAGAGTGTACACACGTTCACAGTCTTCCGAACGCCTCCTTCGCAATGTCCACTTTGACACAGACACAGATGATAGTGTAGAATCTTCTAGTGAAGAAGAGTATGAGGAGGAAGGTTTAGCAGCTGAAGCAGGACTTCCTGTAGGGGGTAGTGGACCAACCTCTCGACGACTGTTAAAACTAGTTGATTCTGTAGCTGGCTCGAGGTATTTCCAGCAGGCAGCAGAATGGCGATTGTTGCAAAGGGCTCTGCAAGGTGTAAGCAACACAAGAATAGAGTTGAGTGTTGAGGTTCGCCGTTTAGCTGGCACTTTGGCATTaaatataccccctccccctgcagACCGTCTTTGGTATGGATTTCGGGGCGTTCCAGAGCTTGTGATGGTTGCTCGACCAAGACTAGGGGACAGAATGCTCAACCTACCATTCCTTGTAGAATTCATTCAAAAGCAACTAAGGATTGTGTTTGAAAAAGTGTTTGTACTCCCGAACATGGATGATTTGGTTATTCCAATCATGTCACCTCTACTACCTGGCCAACATCAACAACCCAGACCACCTTGGGAGTCTCACATACTTCTAAATACTACTGATGTCTCTGCACTGTCAATTCCCACGTCGTCAGTGTCTACTTCAGGAATAGTCACACCCACAGTCAAATTTACTCCGTCTCCACACTAA